In the genome of Theropithecus gelada isolate Dixy chromosome 19, Tgel_1.0, whole genome shotgun sequence, the window acatgttgaaaccccatctctactaaaaatacaaaaattagccaggtgcggtggcatacgcctgtgatcccaactactcaggaggctgaggcaggagaatcccttgaacccaggaagtggaggttgcagggagctgagatcgtgccattgcactccagcctgggcgacagaacgagactcagtctcaaaaataaaaaataaaaataatacatttgccTAAAGCAGATCTgggcccacccccacccccatcacagGGTCCAGCGAGGGTACCATCTCTATGGCCGAGGGTGAAGACCTCAGTCTTATGGAAGAAGACAAAGGGGACGGCTGGACCCGGGTCAGGCGGAAAGAGGGAGGCGAGGGCTACGTGCCCACCTCCTACCTGCGAGTCACACTCAATTGAACCCTGCCAGAGGCGGGAAGACGGGGGGCTGTCGGCTGCTGCTTCTGGGCCACGGGGGGCCCCAGGACCTATGCACTTTATTTCTGACCCCGTGGCTTCGGCTGAGACCTGTGTAACCTGCTGCCCCCTCCATCCCCAACCCAATTCCACCTGTCACTCCAGACGGACCCGCTGTGCCTTCTACCATCGTTCCACCATTGATGTACATACTCAGGTTTTACATCTTTTCTTCCTGCCGCTCGGCTCCGGCCATTTTGTTttatacaaaaatggaaaaaaaaaaaaaaaaaaagaaattacataaagTTCCTGGAGTCGGTGCCTTATTAGAGGATTTAGATACTGGGACTGGAAGGATCTAACACCACGTTTCTTACAGGCCACACAGGGAACAAGGAAGGGAAGGTGATCTTGGGCACACCTTGGGTCAACCCTGCCCCCTTCTGGAAGTTGGCCTATATCATTGTCAGTGGGTGTCTGCTTGTGACTCAGGTAGGGAGAAGGATAccaagtttccttttctttttcttttttctttttgagacagccttacgcagttgcccaggctggagtgcagtggcgtaatcttagctcactgcagactccacctcctgggttcaagcaattctgcctcagcctcccaagtagctgggattacaggtgcacaccatcacgcccagctaattttttgtattttctgtagaggcagggttttgccatgttggccaggctggtctcgaactcctgacctcaagtgatccatccacctcggcctcccaaagtgctgggattatgggtgtgagctaccgcgcccggccggggcaCCAAGTTTCATCCCTTCTGAATGCAGTGCAGCTTCTGAGAATGGGTAGCACTTATTGAggatctactgtgtgccaggcattctcCACCTGCGGTCTCATTCCCAGCCACAATTCTTAGAAAGTACACAGCCTCAACTTTTAGATTttgtaaaagttttttatttttcagtttttgtagagatgaggtctcaccatgttgccctggctggtcttgaactcctggcctcaagccttccttccgcctcggcctccccaagtgctgagattacaggcctgagctgctGCACAGCCATGATTTTGTTAAAGGCagacacagagaggtgaagtgatcTGCTAGAAATCACAGCTTTTAAGAAGAGGAGTCACATTTGAACTCTGGCCTCTGATGCCAGATCTGCAGGTCACATGTTCACCATGCCCCGGATGACCCTGACTGCCCTCCCCACCTCTGCTGTGAGGCACAGGGCAGGTTTCCGCCTGAGGACGTGAGGAGCCTGGGACGACTCCTTTGGTCTCTTCCGGGGTCTTCAAAAACCTGGGGGTCCCGGGTGTGAAGAAAGGGGTCTGCGCTCTCAGCTGTCAGGCTCCAGGCGCTGTGACAGGACGCCGAGGACGCGCTGGAACTTCTCAAAGCGTTCAGCGCGCGGAGCTCCCGCGCCCCGGCTACCCCAGAGCAGCCTCCGCAGGAAGCCGGTGGTCAGGGCCTCCCTCAGCTCTGGGTTAGGCCGGAATCCTGGAAACAAGGTCAGGTGGGCTGGGGGCGGGGCCCAGGCGCCCGCCTCGCCCCTCCCAACCTCCAGCACCTGCCTTTCCCCGGAGGACTTTGACCCAACAGCGGCCCGGGAGGGACTTGCCCCACCTGCGGGATGACTAGGCGGGGTCagaggggagggggcttccagccCTCTGCAGGAATGGGGGTGGGGTGCCTGAGGGGCTCTACTAGAGTGCAAGGGGGTGGCCTGTTCCAGGTGCCAGATCCTGGGGGTCCCGCCTTAGGGGCTGTGCCTGGACGTGGGGCTGCACCGGTGGCGGGATCCCAGGTTGTCGGGGAAGGTGGGGGATCTTGTCGGCTGGGCTGCCCTAGGATAGGAGGGAGGAATCGTTTGGAGGGAGCAGGGCGTTCCTCGAGATCGAGATCCCTGGGGTGCGGGATCGTTCTAGGTGGGAAGGGGGAGTGGGGACCCACGGAGGTGGCTCTGGGGGCAGGTCAGCCCGTTTTGAGGTGGACGGCCCTGTTCCTATCAATACCGCTGGAAGCAGCGTTTGCTTGGGGCGAGAACCTTCCTGGAGTGGAGACGTCCCAGTTTGGGTGGGGCTCCGGGAGGCGTGGCGAGAGGCTCCCTTCCTGGGACAGGTTGGGTTTGGGGGTCCGGCCAGAACTTGCTGGATCTGAAGTCTGCAGTACAGAGCAGAGGGAACGCTCACCTCGCAGGCGCTGGGCTGCCACCTTGCGGAATTTGGGTGCGTCCCGGGCCATGTGACGCGCCCCGTGCAGGGTGCGCAGCAGCCGCTCGCAGCTCTCATCCAGCGGCCCCGCGACTTCCTCGCCCTCCAGCAGGCGCACCATGGGTGCCACGTGCGGCAGCGCCACCTCGCCGGGGTCGCAGGGTCCTGCGGAGGGAGAGGGCCTGATCTGGGTTTGGGGCTGTAGATAGGGCATGGGGCAGAGGTGGAACCTAGGACAGATGCAAGGGCGGGGCTTAGGATTGAGCGACAGCGGGGTCTGTGGACAGGGGCCAGGATCACAAGCCCCGTATGGGGGGCGGGGTCTATGGCGAAGGGGCGGGGCCTAGGGAAAGGGGCTGGGATCAAGGCTGGTAAGGGGGCGTGGCCCTAGGAACAAGTCCCGTGTGGAGGGCAGGGCCTAGAACTGATGTAGGAACAGGGCATAGGACTAGATTAAGATTTCTGTTAAATTTGGTCTGGGCCCCCGGAGGATGCCAAGCCCCAGACCTTCACTCACCAGCGCCCTCATCCAGAGCCCGCATCAGCGGCTTCAGCTCCTGTTCAAAGGCCAGCGCAGCCTCCGTGTGGCTCCTTCGGAGCTGGCGCCACGTGTGCTCCAACCGGGACACCTGGGAGAAGAGACCTGCGCATGCCTCCTCTCCTGTCTTCCCAGTCACCCGCACTCCAGCTTCCTCCACTCCCTGCTCCCCACGAACCTGGGGCATGAGCAGGGCGCCCATGACCGCAGCCAGCCCGGGCAGGTCCCCCGCTGCCCCTGGCCGCAGCGCCAGCGCCAGCTCTACCAGGCCCCTCAGTGCGGCTGCGCGCTCCTCCAGCGGCCCCGAGCAGCCCAGCACTGCCAGTGCCCCGGCCAGCGccagtgtctcatgcctgcagAAGCGGAGGGCAAGGGtctgggggcagtggggaggttTGTAATGCAGGAGTGAGGGGGGATAGGATGTGGCATTGCCCCATCTCCCTTCTTCCCTGGGGAACCATGAGTGGGGAGCTGTTTGGAGACTTTCGGAAGTCGGGGGGAATTGGCCTTTCCCAGCCAAGATTCCAAGCGGCTGGCTCACCTCTCCAGCAGTTCCAACCTCAGGCGACATCCATGGGGAAGAGTGAGCAGCTCCAGGCCAGATGAGACCCCCATGTTGTCCCGCTGAACCCTGGTCACTCCCAGGAGGCCTGTGGCCTGCGGAAGGGAATGGGGAAGTCAGGTGAAGTGTGATTATGTAGGTATGGTGGGGTCTTGCCCTGGGCCTGGAGAGGAGCATCTCAGCAGGTGACCCACCTGGCAGTCTACCAATAGCAGGTGAAGGGCAGTGCTCCCAGGATGGTGCTCCAGGAACAGGCCACGGAGAGTATGGAGGACTTGGGGTTCCAGGGGCCGATTCTGggggcccaggaggcaggagggggtATCAGGGGGGCAGAAAGAGATCTCAGCCTGTGGTCTTGTAAAACAtctgttctcttcctcctcatcttcctcagcctcccaccatgGGGCCTCTGGCTCTGGGCAGCTTTGGCTCAGGGATGTTCCCTGGACACAGGGTACTCGGGGCACCAGCTCGCAGTACGTTGGGGGACGTTCAGAGGCATCAGGAAGTTCGAAGGAGGGTGTCCGGGGAGGCTTCGCTGGTGCCTTGGCTTGAAGCTGCCCATCGGAGGCTCTGAGACTGTTGGCAACAGTTCCCAGGGGAGCAGGGGCCTTCAGCAACACGGGGTCACTGCCCGTTCGGGGCAAGGCAGATACGGGCATGGCGAAGGCTTCTGGAGATCATACAAGAGGGGTCAATGGGAATACACAGAGAAGATTGCTGAATGGGCGGGGGTGAGAGCTTCATGGGCTACTACCCACCTGATCCATCCACTCATTCCAATAATGGGGTATCCCAACCTATCCAGGGGCAGTTTTGAATTTCAACAACCTCAACAGTAGAAATGCTAACATGCTTACACATGGTTGGAAAACTTTGGCATCTCTATCGTTctgtaaattctttttaaaaaatttttattttattttatagagatgggatctcactgtgttgcccagactggtggaCTGGTGTGGAATTCCTAGTCTCAAGCaagcctccctccttggcctcccaaagtgctgggatcacaggcatgagccaccttgcctgaccCTATGAATTCTGaatactacattttaaatttgaattctttgtttttgCCCCTCTGACTGAAAGATGGTAAGCAGTGACCCCacgaaattaaaattttttttcaaaaaaaaggatgaaggtggtggttgatgcctgtaatctcagcattttgggaggagtcaaggtgagaggatcgcttgaggctagggattccagaccagtctgggcaacataacaagatcttgtctctacaaaaagttagaaaattagctggtatgatggcatgcacctgtggtcccagctacttgggaggctgaggtgggaggatcacttgagccagaggctgcagtgaggtatgactgcaccactgcactccagcttggatgacagagtgagaccctatctcaaaaaaaaaaaagatatctatgtatctataatTAAGTATAGATATATCTCTCTATGTCATATCTATacagatatatatctatatattatataaatatataatatatacttaaattAAGTATAtcttaaaattaacattaaatatataatgttgccctatatattatatataattacatttatatatgatagatattttacttttctcttttttatgataatatatatattatatctctccatagatatatctatataaatatatataattaatacagATATCTATAGAGAGgcagaaagtataaaaaattcACAACCAAACCATGTATGGTATGCCACTCAGATAAGTATCAAAGAAACCAAGCttattaaactttctttttcttttttttcttttttatttcttctaaacaaacaaacaaaaaagcaacaacaaaaaaaaacaggatacacgtgcagaatgtgcaggttggTCACACGAGTATccgtgtgccatggtggctttTGCTGCAGCTACTGGATCCCTCCTCTCAGTCCCCTCCCCTCATCCTAAACTTTTAAATGATGTCATTTGTAAGTTGGTGGCATGTTGACCTCCTGGACTATTAGTACTTAAAACTGTACTAAGACTTTTGGGAGCCTGTATTTACCATGCCTTTGAATAGGCTCTTTTCTAGGAACTTGAAACCATCCAACAGTGCCTGGCTCACTCTGAGTTAATTAAGGTCCAAAGTGCTCACTGTAGCTGAAAAATCCTCAGAATCTGAGTcccagggtctctctctctgactctccccTCATTCCCTCTGCTTCAGCTACACTCAtctgtccctccttccctccctccctcccttcattccttccttcctttcttttctttcttgtcggagtctcactctgtcaccaggctggagtgcagtggcgccatctcagcttattgcaacctctgcctcccaggttgaagtgattctcctgcttcagcctcctgagtagctgggactacaggcaccaccacactcccctaatttttgtatttttagtagagatgttgaccaggatagtcttgatctcgacctcgtgatccgcctgcctcggcctcccaaagtgctgggattacaggcatgagccaccgcacctggccctttcttttcttctttcttttaaaatttgagacagggtctcaccctctgtggcccaggctggagtgcaatggtgcaatcacggctcactgcagccttgacttcctgggctcaagtatcctcctgcttcaaccttccaagtagctaggaccacaggggTGCAACACTACGCCCAGCTACCCACTTATTTTTTGGTTGAATGAacagcttaaattttttttattttttattttttgagacggagtctcactctgtcgcccaggctggagtgcagtggcgcgatctcggctcactgcaagctccgcctcccgggttcacaccattctcctgccccagcctcctgagtagctgggactacaggcgtcgccacctcgcccggctagttttttgaagttttagtagagacagggtttcaccgtgttagtcaggagggtctcgatcttctgacctcgtgatctgcccgcctgggcctcccaaagtgctgggattacagacgtgagccactgcgcccggcctaacagCTTAAATTCTTGTTCTGCCCCGAGAGCCTTTGcactgcctcttcctcctgcctggtTATCCCCCGGTTATCCACCTTGTTCCCTCCCTcatttctttcaattttatttttttctgcaatggGGCCTTTCCTGTCTACTATTTAAAATTGCTTgcctgggtgcaatggctcacgcctgtaatcccagcactttgggagttcgaggtgggtagatcgcctaaggtcaggagtttgaagaccagcctgaccaaaatggtgaaactccatctctactaaaaatacaaaattagcagggcgtggtgcacatgcctgtaatctcagctactcaggagactgaggcaggagaatcggttgaacccaggaggtggaggttgcagtgagtcgatattgcgccattgcactccagcctgggcaacaagagcaaaactctatctcaaaaataaataaacaaataaacaaacagacaaacaaatataaaataaaattataatacacaTCTCCATCTTTATAGTCCCTATCTCCCttactctgttttttgtttgctttggtttttttgagacagagtctcactctgtcacccaggctggagtgtggtggcgtaatctcggctcactgcaacctccacctcccaggttcaagcaattctcctgcctcagcctcctgagtagctgggattacaggcatatgccaccacacctggctaattttttttttttttttagtagagatgcgttttcaccatgttggcgaggctggtctcgaactcctgacctcaggtgatccacccacctcggcctcccaaagtgctagaattacagacctgagccacctcacccttcccttgctgttttattattatttattatttattttttatttttttgagacagagtctcactctgttgtctaggctggagtgcaatggcgtgatcttggctcatggcaacctccgcctcctgggttcaagcaattctcatgcctcagcctcccgactagctgggattacaggcgtgcaccaccacgcccggctaatttttgtagttttagtagagacagggtttctccatgttggccaggctggtctcgaactcctgacttcaggtgatccacccacctcggcctcccaaagtgctggggattacaggcctgagccactgtgcctggccttcccttactgttttaattttcaacttGAAGCAAACAAaattgccttatttctgtggttcATGGTTTGTTGTCCTTTCATAGACTGTTGGCTCCCACCGGGCAGGGATCTTTGTCTCTTTCTGGTTCACTGATGTATTCTAGCACTCTGTGCAGGGCCTGGGATGCAGGAAGGGCTCATGTTGAATGGGGCTGGGAGAAGGATGGGAAAAAAGGAGCATGAGGGGGCATTCAGGTGAGTCCTCCTTTAGGTAAGACTGTCAGACTCAACTGCTTTGAGGAACTTACCCTGGATGGAGAGGAGCCATTCAGGAAAAAATTAGGGGAATGAGAATGTTTGTGtcactggtggaaatgtaaagtaCAAAGGCCCCAAGGCAGGAATAAAAGCCTGAGGGTTCGAACAACTACAAGGAGGGCTGTGTGACTAGCATGAGGAGGGTATGTAGCAGAAGTTGTTAGCAAGGTAAGCTGTGGTCAGAACAGGTACAGCTCCTTGGAATAATTGtaaacacacattttcttttttttttttttcttgagatggagttttgttctgtcacccagggtggagtgcagtggcgtcatctcggctcactgcaaccttcgcctcccaggttcaagcgattctcctgctgcagcctcccaagtagctgggattacaggtgcatgccaccatgctcggctaattttgtgtttttactggagatggggtttcaccatgttggccaggccagtctcgaactcctgacctcaaatgatccaccagccttggcctcccaaagtgctgggattacaggcatgagccactgcgctcagccttgTAAACACACATTTTAAGCACCCACAAAGTCCCTGAGTGTTTCAAGTCATCGCGATTGTCATCATTTTCTAAAGCAAGAAATTGAGGCTCCAACAGGTTCCTGCACCTGACTAAGATCTCTTAGGTGGTGAGTTGCAAAGCCAATCCCTGAACCACAGGCCGTTCTGGTAGACACTCACCTATCCCAGTGGGGTCTTCTCTTGACTGTCCCATATGTGCCAAATCTGCAGGCTGACTGTTGCTCCACTTCCTtgccctgggggacagagtgggaGAGACCTGTAGTCCCCACCTAAGCAGAGTGTCCCTCACCAATATCTGGAAAACCCTGTGTCCAGTTACTCTGTACCAGTGAGTCTCAACCACCCAAGGTGACCTGTGTCCAGGGGACTCTTAGCAACGTGTGGAGACATCTTTAGTTGTCACGACTAGTAGCATCTAGTTGGATGGAGCTCAGAAATGCTGCTCAACATCCTACGATGCACATGacatctccacctcctcccccacAACTAAAAACGTTCGGGCCTCAAAACTCAaccaaggctgggcgcggtggctcacacctgtaatcccagcactatgggaggctgaggtgggtggatcacttgaggtcgggagtttgagaccagcctggccaacagggtgaaaccctgtctctactaaaaatacaaaaaactagcctggcgtggtggctcatgcctgtaatcccagcactttgggaggccgaggcaggtggatcacttgaggtcaggagtttgagaccagcctggccaacatggtgaaaccctgtctctactaaaaatataaaaaattagccaggcatggtggtgcacccccgtaatcccagctactcgggaagctgagacaggagaatcgtttaaacccgggaggcggaggttgcagtgagctgagatcgtgccattgcactccagcctgggcaacagagtgagacttagactgaagaaagaaataaaaaataaggccgggcgcggtggctcaagcctgtaatcccagcactttgggaggccgagacgggcggatcacgaggtcaggagatcgagaccatcctggctaacacaatgaaaccccgtctctactaaaaaaaaatacaaaaaaaaaaacctagctgggcgaggtggcgggcgcctgtagtcccagctactcgggaggctgaggcaggagaatggtgggaacccgggaggcggagcttgcagtgagctgagatccggccactgcactccagcctgggtgacagagcgagactcggcctcaaaaaacaaaacaaacaaacaaaaaaaactctttcCGTCAAATCCCTTCCATAGACCATAAACTACAAACTATATAGCTGGGTGCTCTACCATTTTTGAATCACTCTTTGATTAAATTCATTACTTTAGTGGTGACTGGCATAAActtttaatagaataaaagagGGACTGGAAACCTCACTGGACTGAAACTCTTCCCATTCATGAACCCGCACCCTGAGTCAGAATTCTCCCCTGACGCCCCTCCCGTGGTCCCTGCACAATCTGTGAGACGCGGCCCTGCGGGTGCGGAGCGGCCCAGAAAGGGCTCAAGGCCAGGGCACAGTCACAGCGCCTGGAGGAGACAGGTGGCCCGGGGTCCGCAGTCAGCGCAGCCGCCATCTTATGNaaaaaaaaaaaaaaaaaaaaaaaaaagtcaaccatTGAGTTGGAAAACCCTGAGAGTGCTGGGTGTTCTTAAGGAGGCAGGGAGACTGTGAGTACCTGAGAGGCTCTGTCCGAGCTGGGCCATCCATCAGGGTGTCCTCGCTAAAGCTGCGTCGCAGAGGCCTCTGCCAAGTCACAGGCCTGGAGACCACAGCCCCTGTGGCCTGGGACAGTGGGCGCCTGCCTGTCACATAACTGCGAACCAGAGCGGGCATGCTGGGGAACTGCTCATCCTCCAGCTGAAAGAGAGCTGTGGGTCGGCCTGGCCGGGGACGCAGGGCCACACGGAACACCTCAAAATGGAGGGCTGAGCCCCGCCAGCGGCAGGAGATCACGGGGTGGCCCCCACGAGACCCAGAGGCGCGAACCAGGAAGTCGCCATCTTGCTGAAGAAGAGCTTCAGCCTTCTGTGGATGGAGGTCAGGGGGCAGAGGAATTAAGAATGAGCCCAGAGCAGTGGTTAATGGTGTCTCCCCCCATCATCACCCCCACCACCCAAGAAAAGCTACCCCAGTGAAACTTCTGTGGCAGACAAAGACTGGGAAGTTTCACACCAAGGTCTGTCCCCTATTCTGCTGGCACCTATgtagactacatttcccaggctcccttgcagctagggttGTCATGTGATAACTGGCCAATGGGATATGGGGTAGAAGGGCTATGGGAAATATCCAGACCTGGTCCATAAAACCCTCCTGCACAGTCTTGTATGTTCTGTCCCCTATCTGTCAGCTGATATCCCCAAAGCCCTGAGGGATGACAGAGCTACATGATATACTTGGCTTCCAACTGATATATGGAGCTTTGCATCTCCACTTCTCAACCACCTTGGACTATGACATTAACATGTTGACTGTGTTTAGCTGGTGATATATTGGGAATGTTTGTTACAGCCACTAGGTGACACTGACCAATGCAACATCCAATTTGGTAAATGCACTGGGCTTGTTATGCAAATATGGCTTCAAGAGAACCCATTAGCTGGATGCTTCCAGATTGGGGCCCCCTCTTTTATAAACATTTGCAAGCAGTCTTATGCTAGCTGTGGTGGCTGGTGTCAAAATAGGGTAGGAAGggtggggcacagtggttcacacctgtaatctcagcactttgggaggctgaggagggcagatcacttgagatcaggagtttgagaccagcctgggcaacatggcaaaactctgtctttaccaaaaaatataaaaattaggtgagcatggtggtgtgcacctgtcattccagctactcaggaggctgaggtgggagaattgcttgaacccaggaggcagaggttgcagtgaaccgagatggagccattgcattccagcatgggtgacagagtgagatcatgtctcaaaaaaaaaaaaaaaaaatggtgtgggGCAGCAGGCAGAAAGGCCAGGACCCCAGAGAGAGGCAAAGTAGAGGTGAATGTGGGATCTGGGGACGGAATAATAGATGTAGCAGACACACGTGTAACCCTTACTATATGTCAAGCATTGCTTTAAATGTAAAGGGTATTGACTCCTGTAATTCCTGTAACAAGGGTGGTAGGTATtattataccttttttctttttttttctttgagacggagttttactcttggtgcccaggctggagtgcaatggcacgatctcggctcactgcaacctccgcctcccaggttcaagcgattctcctgtctcagcctcccgagtagctgggattacaggcacgtgccaccatgcctggctaattttttgtatttttagtagagatggggtttcataatattggtcaggctggtctcgaactgctgacctcaggtgatccacctgcctcggcctcccaaagtgctgggattacaggcacgagtgaccgtgcctggcccattttttttttccagcctttttttttttttttttttttttgagtcaaggtctctctcgattgcccaggctgagtgcaggggagcaatcatggcttacccacagccttgacctcctgggcttaagcaatcctcccatctcagcctcctgagtagttgggacaacagTTACCTGCCacctatgcctggctaatttttgtattttttctttttttttgtagagacagagttctgctatgttgcccagactggtttgggactcctgacctcaagtgatcctcctgcctcagcctcccaaagtgctgggattacaggcatgagccaatatGCCTGGCCTGCTATCCCTATGTTAAAGAtgggggagactgaggcccagagaggtcaaataccctgcccaaggtcacacacaatATAAGTTGTAGGGTTTGGATTTGAACCTAGGGTGTCTGGGTCTAGATTATgggcttttaacttttttttttttttttttttttttgagacggagtctctgtctgtggcccgggctggagtgcagtggccggatctcagctcactgcaagctccgcctcccgggttcacaccaatt includes:
- the SH2D3A gene encoding SH2 domain-containing protein 3A; this encodes MQVPQDGEDLAGQPWYHGLLSRQKAEALLQQDGDFLVRASGSRGGHPVISCRWRGSALHFEVFRVALRPRPGRPTALFQLEDEQFPSMPALVRSYVTGRRPLSQATGAVVSRPVTWQRPLRRSFSEDTLMDGPARTEPLRARKWSNSQPADLAHMGQSREDPTGIEAFAMPVSALPRTGSDPVLLKAPAPLGTVANSLRASDGQLQAKAPAKPPRTPSFELPDASERPPTYCELVPRVPCVQGTSLSQSCPEPEAPWWEAEEDEEEENRCFTRPQAEISFCPPDTPSCLLGPQNRPLEPQVLHTLRGLFLEHHPGSTALHLLLVDCQATGLLGVTRVQRDNMGVSSGLELLTLPHGCRLRLELLERHETLALAGALAVLGCSGPLEERAAALRGLVELALALRPGAAGDLPGLAAVMGALLMPQVSRLEHTWRQLRRSHTEAALAFEQELKPLMRALDEGAGPCDPGEVALPHVAPMVRLLEGEEVAGPLDESCERLLRTLHGARHMARDAPKFRKVAAQRLRGFRPNPELREALTTGFLRRLLWGSRGAGAPRAERFEKFQRVLGVLSQRLEPDS